The DNA window AGGACACCTGAAGCTTCGCCGCTCTTTGGTGATCTGCACGGGCTTCCGCCGATGCTGGTACACGCCGGCAGCATCGACAGGATGTTGGACGACTCTGTCGAGTTGGCCAGCCGTGCGGAGAGCAGTGGGGTCGAAGTGAGGCTCGAGGTGTTTGAGGGCGCACCGCATGTGTGGCAGTTCTACGCCAGATGGGTTCCTGAAGGTAAGGAGTCAGTGGCCGCGGCCGGCGCTTTCCTTCATAGCCACCTGTAAGGCCAACATTGGAACGAGTCCTAGCTACATCGCGAATGCTGCCGG is part of the Mycobacteriales bacterium genome and encodes:
- a CDS encoding alpha/beta hydrolase; its protein translation is RTPEASPLFGDLHGLPPMLVHAGSIDRMLDDSVELASRAESSGVEVRLEVFEGAPHVWQFYARWVPEGKESVAAAGAFLHSHL